One part of the Pseudopipra pipra isolate bDixPip1 chromosome 3, bDixPip1.hap1, whole genome shotgun sequence genome encodes these proteins:
- the CCDC28A gene encoding coiled-coil domain-containing protein 28A isoform X2 produces the protein MEERKIKRRSPKSSTSHPAQVANSKKSSVPVSKSTAFSNPAPQPAVQKPKLKRVIKEKAKPPGGEAKGAQAAPIQHSFLTDVSDVQEMERGLLSLLNDFHSGKLQAFGNECSIEQMEHVRSMQEKLARLNLELYGEMEELPEDKRKLASDSNLDRLLSDLEELNSSIQKLHLADAQDIPNGTTG, from the exons atggaagaaaggaAGATCAAGAGGAGGAGCCCCAAATCGTCTACCAGTCACCCTGCTCAGGTTGCTAACTCCAAGAAAAGCTCAGTGCCAGTCAGTAAGAGTACAGCCTTTTCCAACCCTGCCCCACAGCCTGCTGTGCAGAAACCGAAGTTGAAACG tgtaatAAAAGAGAAAGCCAAACCTCCAGGAGGTGAAGCAAAAGGGGCCCAGGCAGCACCAATCCAGCATTCTTTTCTCACAGATGTATCAGATGTCCAGGAAATGGAAAGGGGACTTCTGAGTCTCTTGAATGACTTCCACTCTGGCAAACTTCAAGCATTTG GAAATGAATGTTCCATAGAGCAGATGGAGCATGTACGGAGTATGCAGGAGAAACTTGCTCGCCTCAACCTGGAGCTCTACGGGGAGATGGAAGAACTGCCCGAAGATAAAAGAAAACTAGCCAGTGATTCCAACCTGGATAGGCTGCTGTCAGAT CTAGAAGAACTGAATTCATCTAT CCAAAAACTACATTTAGCAGATGCTCAAGATATTCCAAATGGTACCACAGGCTGA
- the CCDC28A gene encoding coiled-coil domain-containing protein 28A isoform X3, translating into MEERKIKRRSPKSSTSHPAQVANSKKSSVPVSKSTAFSNPAPQPAVQKPKLKRVIKEKAKPPGGEAKGAQAAPIQHSFLTDVSDVQEMERGLLSLLNDFHSGKLQAFGNECSIEQMEHVRSMQEKLARLNLELYGEMEELPEDKRKLASDSNLDRLLSDKCHF; encoded by the exons atggaagaaaggaAGATCAAGAGGAGGAGCCCCAAATCGTCTACCAGTCACCCTGCTCAGGTTGCTAACTCCAAGAAAAGCTCAGTGCCAGTCAGTAAGAGTACAGCCTTTTCCAACCCTGCCCCACAGCCTGCTGTGCAGAAACCGAAGTTGAAACG tgtaatAAAAGAGAAAGCCAAACCTCCAGGAGGTGAAGCAAAAGGGGCCCAGGCAGCACCAATCCAGCATTCTTTTCTCACAGATGTATCAGATGTCCAGGAAATGGAAAGGGGACTTCTGAGTCTCTTGAATGACTTCCACTCTGGCAAACTTCAAGCATTTG GAAATGAATGTTCCATAGAGCAGATGGAGCATGTACGGAGTATGCAGGAGAAACTTGCTCGCCTCAACCTGGAGCTCTACGGGGAGATGGAAGAACTGCCCGAAGATAAAAGAAAACTAGCCAGTGATTCCAACCTGGATAGGCTGCTGTCAGAT AAGTGCCACTTCTGA
- the CCDC28A gene encoding coiled-coil domain-containing protein 28A isoform X1 — protein MEERKIKRRSPKSSTSHPAQVANSKKSSVPVSKSTAFSNPAPQPAVQKPKLKRVIKEKAKPPGGEAKGAQAAPIQHSFLTDVSDVQEMERGLLSLLNDFHSGKLQAFGNECSIEQMEHVRSMQEKLARLNLELYGEMEELPEDKRKLASDSNLDRLLSDVSTGQAENVELCPQHSAQKSTATGWAVIYS, from the exons atggaagaaaggaAGATCAAGAGGAGGAGCCCCAAATCGTCTACCAGTCACCCTGCTCAGGTTGCTAACTCCAAGAAAAGCTCAGTGCCAGTCAGTAAGAGTACAGCCTTTTCCAACCCTGCCCCACAGCCTGCTGTGCAGAAACCGAAGTTGAAACG tgtaatAAAAGAGAAAGCCAAACCTCCAGGAGGTGAAGCAAAAGGGGCCCAGGCAGCACCAATCCAGCATTCTTTTCTCACAGATGTATCAGATGTCCAGGAAATGGAAAGGGGACTTCTGAGTCTCTTGAATGACTTCCACTCTGGCAAACTTCAAGCATTTG GAAATGAATGTTCCATAGAGCAGATGGAGCATGTACGGAGTATGCAGGAGAAACTTGCTCGCCTCAACCTGGAGCTCTACGGGGAGATGGAAGAACTGCCCGAAGATAAAAGAAAACTAGCCAGTGATTCCAACCTGGATAGGCTGCTGTCAGATGTAAGTACTGGGCAGGCAGAAAATGTGGAACTTTGCCCCCAGCATTCAGCTCAGAAAAGCACTGCTACTGGGTGGGCAGTGATTTACAGTTGA
- the LOC135410676 gene encoding uncharacterized protein LOC135410676 — MEIQPSKISSHLFLRTRESSFQKLPRPAVPPHDLTLCVPWTTAAVAAKPTPVETPRSDVTKNLLPRERQCPGQTAGAGLSLLHSCYCRCRATDGRCPALRVPWEVLLSGATSPPPRRGGAYDTHSPAAAAVGTAVTPGRHRGPAAAATSRGDDTPARWGFITAFYYRGASGRRPWRREQEEEDRHPHGHAPAAAARRPRPQPAPPLPEGRPRPQRRGRTPTEAEPGRARRAGHVTAGRGALWGPCPRRAGHGNYSSQNRPRRLTALTAQGVSRNVRFKTQRENRRTATFWSFSQLAPCSPAFACAISCL, encoded by the exons ATGGAAATACAGCCCTCAAAGATAAGCAGTCACTTGTTCCTGAGAACACGAGAATCCAGTTTTCAGAAGCTGCCCAGGCCTGCA GTACCTCCACATGATCTCACGCTTTGTGTCCCGTGGACTACTGCTGCCGTGGCTGCCAAGCCCACGCCAGTCGAAACACCGAGGAGCGATGTGACAAAGAACCTCCTCCCCAGGGAGCGGCAGTGCCCCGGCCAAACTGCCGGTGCCGGGCTGTCGCTGTTACACAGTTGCTATTGCCGGTGCCGGGCTACCGATGGGCGCTGCCCAGCCCTGCGTGTGCCGTGGGAGGTGCTGTTATCGGGCGCCACATCGCCACCTCCTCGCCGGGGAGGCGCCTATGACACCCATTCCCCCGCAGCGGCGGCTGTGGGAACAGCCGTGACCCCCGGGCGCCACCGCggacccgccgccgccgccacctcCCGGGGAGACGACACCCCTGCCCGCTGGGGTTTTATTACCGCATTTTATTACCGCGGAGCCTCGGGACGCCGGCCGTGGCGCCGggaacaggaggaagaggacaGGCACCCCCACGGCCAcgcccccgccgccgctgcccggaGACCCCGCCCCCAGCCGGCCCCGCCCCTACCTGAAGGAAGACCCCGCCCCCAGAGGCGCGGGCGAACCCCCACGGAAGCGGAGCCCGGCCGGGCCCGGCGCGCGGGTCACGTGACTGCTGGTCGAGGTGCATTGTGGGGGCCCTGCCCCCGGCGGGCGGGGCACGGGAACTACAGCTCCCAGAACCGCCCGCGGCGCCTCACGGCCCTCACAGCCCAGGGTGTCTCCCGAAATGTCCGATTTAAAACACAAAGGGAAAACCGCCGCACTGCCACCTTCTGGTCCTTTTCCCAGCTGGCACCGTGCTCTCCTGCCTTTGCTTGCGCGATCTCCTGCCTGTAG